From Rhodopseudomonas palustris, a single genomic window includes:
- a CDS encoding M20/M25/M40 family metallo-hydrolase, whose amino-acid sequence MSASSHVQTVLARADADFDAALQRLFALLRIKSISADPAFAADCKAAAEHLCADIASIGFTAEVRPTAGHPAIVARAKGNTGKRPHALFYGHYDVQPVDPLELWHRPPFEPVIADHADGRKIIVARGAQDDKGQLSTFIEACRAWKHVTGDLPIDLTIVIEGEEEVGSRNFVPFLDANKNDLAADFALVCDTGMWDRHTPAITTSLRGLVYEEVKIKAANRDLHSGVYGGGAQNPIRVLTRILGGLHDEHGRITIPGFYDGVKDLPPEILAQWKGLNLTAESFLGPIGLSIPAGEDDRLLIEQLISRPTCDINGIVGGYTGEGSKTVIAAEASAKVSFRIVEGQDPNKIRDAFRAYVTARLPGDCRAEFLDHSNGAAIALPWDMKPLTAARSALTEEWGKDAVLIGSGASIPIVADFKRTLGLDSVLIGFGLDDDNIHSPNEKYDLTSFQKGIRSWVRILGALDDASR is encoded by the coding sequence ATGTCCGCCAGCTCTCACGTTCAAACGGTGCTCGCCCGCGCCGATGCCGATTTCGACGCCGCCTTGCAGCGGCTGTTCGCGCTGCTGCGGATCAAGTCGATCTCGGCCGATCCGGCGTTCGCGGCGGACTGCAAGGCGGCGGCCGAGCATCTTTGCGCCGACATCGCGTCGATCGGGTTCACTGCCGAGGTGAGGCCGACCGCGGGGCATCCGGCGATCGTGGCGAGGGCCAAGGGCAACACCGGCAAGCGGCCGCACGCGCTGTTCTACGGCCATTACGACGTGCAGCCGGTCGATCCGCTCGAGCTGTGGCACCGTCCGCCGTTCGAGCCGGTGATCGCCGACCATGCCGACGGCCGCAAGATCATCGTGGCGCGCGGCGCGCAGGACGACAAAGGCCAGCTCTCGACTTTCATCGAAGCCTGCCGCGCCTGGAAGCACGTCACCGGCGACTTGCCGATCGACCTCACTATCGTGATCGAGGGCGAGGAGGAGGTCGGCTCGAGGAATTTCGTGCCGTTCCTCGACGCGAACAAGAACGACCTCGCTGCCGACTTCGCGCTGGTCTGCGACACCGGGATGTGGGACCGGCACACACCGGCGATCACCACCTCGCTGCGTGGCCTCGTCTATGAAGAGGTGAAGATCAAGGCGGCGAACCGCGATCTGCATTCCGGCGTCTATGGCGGCGGCGCGCAGAATCCGATCCGGGTGCTGACGCGAATTCTCGGCGGTCTGCACGACGAGCACGGCCGCATCACCATTCCGGGGTTCTACGACGGCGTGAAGGATCTGCCGCCGGAAATCCTGGCGCAGTGGAAGGGGCTGAACCTGACCGCCGAGAGCTTCCTCGGTCCGATCGGGCTGTCGATCCCCGCCGGCGAAGACGATCGTCTGCTGATCGAGCAACTGATCTCGCGGCCGACCTGCGACATCAACGGCATCGTCGGCGGCTACACCGGCGAGGGCTCGAAGACGGTCATCGCCGCGGAGGCTTCGGCCAAGGTGTCGTTCCGGATCGTCGAGGGGCAGGACCCGAACAAGATCCGCGATGCGTTCCGCGCCTACGTCACCGCGCGGCTGCCGGGCGACTGCCGCGCCGAATTCCTCGATCACTCCAACGGAGCGGCGATCGCGCTGCCGTGGGACATGAAGCCGCTCACTGCGGCGAGGTCTGCGCTGACCGAGGAGTGGGGCAAGGATGCGGTGCTGATCGGCTCCGGCGCCTCGATCCCGATCGTCGCCGATTTCAAGCGCACGCTCGGTCTCGACTCGGTGCTGATCGGCTTCGGACTGGACGACGACAACATCCATTCGCCGAACGAAAAATACGACCTGACCAGTTTCCAGAAGGGCATTCGCTCCTGGGTGCGGATTCTCGGCGCGCTGGACGATGCGTCGCGGTGA
- a CDS encoding DUF4198 domain-containing protein, translating to MKKLSLAMLATLGAMTSAQAHQIWIEQADGGAVVLFGEFGENLREASPGLLDKFSKVTATLLSAMGEQKAEASKTASGFKLPFAAAAGDSIVAEDAGYPLYTWKQQDKEVRNWFYPAARLITGFAAQQPKLPLDLVPTGQPGQFKLVFKDQPKPKIKVTLTTQSGWAKEAHTDAQGLVTFDMPWQGVYVAEVSMNDKTAGERAGPNGAEPYDAVSYATTVTYEKADGLPPLPAGPPAPPSAPRK from the coding sequence ATGAAGAAGCTCTCTCTCGCAATGCTCGCAACGCTCGGCGCGATGACCTCCGCGCAGGCGCACCAGATCTGGATCGAGCAGGCGGACGGCGGCGCCGTGGTGCTGTTCGGCGAGTTCGGCGAAAACCTGCGCGAAGCGTCGCCCGGACTGCTCGACAAGTTCTCCAAGGTGACGGCGACGCTGCTGTCGGCCATGGGCGAGCAGAAGGCCGAGGCGAGCAAGACCGCGAGCGGCTTCAAGCTGCCGTTCGCCGCGGCCGCCGGCGATAGCATCGTCGCCGAAGACGCCGGCTATCCGCTGTATACCTGGAAGCAGCAGGACAAGGAGGTGCGAAACTGGTTCTATCCCGCCGCGCGGCTGATCACCGGCTTCGCCGCGCAGCAGCCGAAGCTGCCGCTCGATCTGGTGCCGACCGGGCAGCCGGGCCAGTTCAAGCTGGTGTTCAAGGACCAGCCGAAGCCGAAGATCAAGGTGACGCTGACGACGCAGTCGGGCTGGGCCAAGGAAGCGCACACCGATGCGCAGGGGCTCGTCACCTTCGATATGCCGTGGCAGGGCGTCTACGTCGCCGAAGTCAGCATGAACGACAAGACCGCGGGCGAGCGTGCCGGCCCCAACGGCGCCGAGCCGTATGATGCGGTGAGCTACGCCACCACCGTCACTTACGAGAAGGCCGACGGACTGCCGCCGCTTCCCGCCGGCCCACCGGCGCCCCCGTCCGCCCCGCGCAAATGA
- a CDS encoding DUF3649 domain-containing protein: MTARAHRIRSIGALTSRIVAALLGGYALAALCSVAVLALPISKPQAVLAGQLASFAICAGVVIWAFAARSALTAWIGLALVAAVLGPLAWSAS, from the coding sequence ATGACCGCGCGGGCGCACCGCATCCGGTCGATCGGTGCGCTGACGTCGCGCATCGTCGCGGCGCTGCTCGGCGGCTACGCGCTGGCTGCGCTTTGCAGCGTCGCGGTGCTGGCGCTGCCGATCAGCAAGCCGCAGGCGGTTCTCGCCGGCCAGCTCGCGAGCTTCGCGATCTGTGCCGGGGTCGTGATCTGGGCCTTCGCGGCGCGTAGCGCGCTGACAGCATGGATCGGCCTTGCGCTCGTCGCCGCGGTGCTGGGGCCGCTGGCGTGGTCAGCGTCCTGA